The Meriones unguiculatus strain TT.TT164.6M chromosome 9, Bangor_MerUng_6.1, whole genome shotgun sequence genome window below encodes:
- the Cysltr2 gene encoding cysteinyl leukotriene receptor 2, which produces MEATGTFSNNSHRNCTIENFKKEFYPIIYLIIFVWGALGNGFSIYVFLQTYKKSTSVNVFMLNLAISDFLFISTLPFRADYYFRGSNWIFGDLACRIMSYSLYVNMYTSIYFLTVLSVVRFLATVHPFQLLHVTSVRSAWILCGIIWIFIMASSVMLLKNGYEKKNNIISCLELNPQKFNKLLIMNHIALVAGFLLPFFTLTICYLLIIRVLLKVEIPESGLRASHKKALITIIIAMIIFLLCFLPYHALRTLHLVTWNEYSCGDELHKAMVITLALAAANSCFNPFLYYFAGENFKDRLRDIFSKDHLQKAKAKCSLPFRV; this is translated from the coding sequence ATGGAAGCAACTGGGACCTTCAGCAATAATAGTCACAGAAACTGCACAATAGAAAACTTCAAGAAGGAGTTTTACCCCATCATCTACCTGATAATATTTGTCTGGGGAGCCTTGGGAAATGGCTTttccatatatgtctttctacAGACTTATAAGAAGTCCACATCTGTGAATGTTTTCATGCTCAACCTGGCCATTTCAGATTTCCTGTTCATAAGTACCCTGCCCTTCAGGGCTGACTATTATTTCAGAGGCTCCAACTGGATATTTGGGGACCTGGCCTGCAGAATAATGTCTTATTCCTTATATGTCAACATGTACACTAGCATTTATTTCCTAACTGTGCTGAGTGTTGTGCGTTTCCTGGCCACTGTTCACCCCTTCCAGCTGCTACATGTCACCAGCGTCAGGAGTGCCTGGATCCTCTGTGGAATCATATGGATCTTTATCATGGCTTCCTCAGTGATGCTTCTGAAGAATGGCTACGAGAAGAAGAACAACATTATATCATGCTTGGAGCTGAATCCCCAAAAGTTTAATAAGCTCCTGATCATGAACCACATTGCATTAGTGGCAGGCTTTCTGCTTCCGTTTTTCACACTCACCATCTGCTACCTGCTGATCATCCGGGTCCTGTTAAAGGTGGAGATTCCAGAATCAGGTCTGCGAGCTTCTCATAAGAAGGCACTGATCACCATCATCATTGCCATgatcatcttcctcctctgtttcctgcctTACCACGCACTGAGGACCCTCCACTTGGTCACATGGAATGAATATTCATGTGGAGATGAGTTACATAAGGCCATGGTCATCACACTGGCCTTGGCTGCAGCTAATAGCTGCTTCAATCCTTTTCTCTATTATTTTGCTGGGGAAAATTTTAAAGATCGATTAAGGGATATATTCAGCAAAGATCATCTACAGAAAGCAAAGGCAAAGTGCAGCCTTCCATTTCGTGTATAG